A segment of the Vagococcus hydrophili genome:
CGGGCTACTTTCATTAAATTTAATGCTTAATTGGTTTTCATATACCTTAAGAGATTGGCTAGAATTTACGATTATTTTTATTATTATTTATGCAACGATTGCCTTTATTTCTATGATGCGAGTGAAGTTAAGCTTAGATAAAATCAATGAAAAGTTAAATAAAAAGGAGTGAGTCAAATGACACAAGTGATAACGTTAAACAATGTAACTAAAAAATTTAAAGAAAAAGAAGTCTTAAAAAATATTTCCTTAGAAATAAATCAAGGGGAGTGTGTGGCGCTTTTAGGTAAAAATGGTGCGGGGAAAAGTACGTTAATTAGTCTGATTTTGGGATTGTTTTATCCAAATGAAGGAGAAATTGAATTATACGATAAAAAAGAAGAAGTTGGATTTCTATCTCAAAAAACGCGTTTTCCTGATGATGTGACGATTCAAGAGATGCTGGGTTTTGTGGCTAGTTTTTCTAGTAATGCGTTAAATAAAGAGGAAATTGATCACATTCTAAAATTTGAAGAAAGTAAATACAAACAACTAATTCATACTTGTTCAGGTGGTGAACAGCGTTTGTTTGATATGTGTTTAGCAATTATCAACCGACCTAAATTTTTGATTGTGGACGAGCCAACAGCGGGAATGGATACGTCAACACGTAATCATTTTTGGCAGGTAATGGAGGAATTGAAAGAGCGGGGAACTACGATTTTATTTACCACTCATTATGTGGAAGAAGTCGATTATTGTGCGGATCGAGTTGTTTTGTTAGATGATGGTGTCATTAGGGCGGACAATACGCCCTATCATTTGCGAACATTGAACAAACGAAAAAGAGTAGCGATTGAAAAAGAAACGTATACTCTTTTTGAAAAAGAACTAAACGAAGTAGCGGACAGTTTTAAAATCACTGTTTCAGAGAAATCAGATATTATCATCTGGGAATTTAAGAATAATCTTTCAAATGAAGTCATTCAAAGTCTGTTACGAATAGGTCTGTCTTTTGAAAATATCGAAGTAACCAATACATCCTTACTTAATACTATTTTTGCCAATGAATTATCAGAAGAGGAGGAAATCTAAATGAACGCTTTAATGAAAATCGAAGCCAAACGAATGATGCGGGATAAGACGACGTTTATTATGAGTATTGGTATGCCAATCTTTATGTATTTTGTTTTTACCTCTTTAATTCAAGTACCTGAAGAATATCAGAGTACTTTTTATAGAGAGTATTTAATTTCTATGACAGCCTTTAGTTTATGTAGCTTTTCTTTATTCACTTTTCCTTTTGATATTATTCAAGATCGAAAAAATGGGTGGAGTATGCGGTTGAAACACGTTAATTTAAGTACTTTTGAAATTTATTTTGTCAAAATGATTAAGATGATTGTGATGTATATTGTGGCAATTGCGTCTGTCTTTTTAGTGGGTGGTTATTTTAAAGGTGTTGAGATGACAGCTAAACAGTGGGGTGTTTCAGGGTTGGTATTATTGTTAGGTGGCATTCTTTTCTTAGGAATCGGCGTCATCATGAGTTTATTTAAAGAAATCAAAACAGCCTCTGTTTTTTCAAATATTCTTTATTTAGGAATGGCAGCTTTAGGTGGTTTGTGGATGCCAACGAGTCAATTTCCAGAGTGGATTCAACCGTACTCAAAAGCGATGCCAACGTATCAATTTAGAGAACTCGCTGTGGGGTATATTAATGATGGAAAAGTACCAGTGAATTCAATTTTGATTTTAATTGGTTATAGTGTTGGCTTTATTTTACTAGCTGTGGTGATTAATAAGAAGATGAAGAAGGATGTGAGGGAGTAAGAGATTACTTCCTTTTCTTTTTGGGTTATACTTTAGCTATAAAAGCGTAAGGGAGACTCACTCAAAATGAAAATCGGGATTATCGGTTTAGGCAATATTTTTCAAAAAGCCTATCTACCAACTTTATCAGAAAATAGACAGTTACATACGTATTATTTTGCAAGTAAAAATGAAGAAACAAAAAATAGGTTGAAAAATAATTATGGTTTTACCAATTTTGTAGAGACTCTAGATGATTTACTAGATTTGGGAATTGAAGCGTGCATGATCCACTCAGCAACCGTTGCTCATTACGAAGTAGCGAAGAAATGTTTAAATTCAGGCATTCATGTTTTGATGGATAAACCTCTTAGTGAAGAGTATGAAGAAACAAAAGAGTTAATTGAGCTCGCAGAAGAAAAGAACGTCACATTAATGACCGGATTCAATCGCCGTTTTGCGCCAAATGTAGATGTTTTAAAAGGACTCTCAAACAAACGGGTGATCTACTTAGAAAAAAATCGAGTATTTTCTGAATACGACTCTAAATTTGCTGTGTACGATCTGTTTTTACATCTCGTTGATACAGCCGTTTATTTGCTAGATAGTTCAAATATAAAGATTATTTCTTCGCATATTGAAGAAACAGATACACTAGACTACGTTACATTAACACTCCAAGCAAACCAAACCAAACCACAGCGATTGTGACAATGGATATGAAGAGTGGCGCTAACACTGAATTGTATCGTGTAACAAGTGATGAGGGGATTGTGACAGTATCTAATTTAGCTAAAACAACTCATCAAAAAGGGACTGAGATAACTGAAAAATTAGTCTCTGATTGGGAGAAAACATTAGTTACAAGAGGATTCGAACCAATGTTGAAAGTTTTCTTAGAAAGAATGGCTGGAGAAGGTAGGAGTGATTTGCGTCAAAAGAATGTGTTGCGTAGTCATGAGGTTTGCTTTGAAATATTAAATTAATTAAGAAATGTTTAAGATTGAAGGATTTTTCTTCAATCTTTTTGTTTTGATTGTTTTTGTAATCTTTTTGTAATATAATCGTAATATAAAGAAATGAACGAAATAAAAAACAGGAGGAAGAGAAAATGAAAAATAAGTTAATGTTGGTATGTGGGTTGGTTATTCTAGGGAGTGCCCCATTGTTGGTATATGGAGCAGAAGAACAAGGAACAAAAGCAACTGTTGAAGAAGTTAAAAAGGAAGAATTGAAAGAAACATCCTCTGAAACTAAAGAAGAACCAAAAACAACAGAATCCTCTGTGAAAAAAGAAGAAGTTAAAAAAGATGAGACTAAAAAAGAAGAAACTAAAAAGGAAGAAACAAAGCCAGCTGCGATGACATTACCAAAAGAATTACATGGTAAGTGGGTGGCATACAATGAAGGACAAAAATTAGATTTAACAATCTCAGGAAATATGTATGTTGATGGTAAAGGAACAGAATATAATGTAGTATCTTATAACCTAAAAGATGGTTTCTATACAGTTGCTTGGGATGTGGATGCTTTTGCTGAAAAATATGGAAAAGAAGCTCTAGGTAACCCACAACCATTTATTTTTAGTTATGACGCTAATAAAGATATCATCACAACAAGTGGCGGATTAGTGTACACAAGAAACGACAGAGATACTAACGAAGAAGACTATGACAAATACGTTAAAAACCAAGATTTACCAGGATTCTTACAAGATAAATGGGTTGCAACAGTTGAAGGTCAAAAAATCGAGTGGACAATAGGAGCTCGTAGTTTAAATGTAAATGGCGTATTAGAGTATAAAATTGATGCTTATGGTATCAAAGGTATTAATTATTCATTAATGTGGGATGTGGATGATTATATTAACCGTTACGGAAAACCAGGTAATTTCAACCCACAACCAATCATGTTTGATTATAACGAAAAAGATGATACTTTAGTTTCTGGAGATGCGGTCTTCACTCGTGCTAATAAAAACACAAAAGAAGAAGGCAAAAAAGACGAAGGAACAGCTGTTACTAAAAAAGATGAAACAAAACCAACTAAGAAAACAGGTGCTCTTCCTCAAACAGGAGAAAACGCAACAATTGGCTTAAGTGTTGTCGGTGGTGTAATTGCTATTTTAGGAAGTGCAGTCTTAATCAAAAAAAATAACTAATAAAAAAATCTAAAAGTCACCTACAGATTGTACTTTTCTGTAGGTGGCTTTTTTCACCATGCTATTGATATTTCCTTTGTATCTGGTTTAAAAATTCTGAAAACTCTGTTATTAAAAAGTCTGGTGATAAAATAGTGATAGCATTCCCAAAAGTCAGTAAATAGTTCATTAGAAAAGTGAGCTCCTCTTTGTCAAAGGTTCCGACTAAAAAAGTTTGGTTCTTTTCAGTGAGGAGTTTTACTTGTGGATACTGACGATTTTTAAAAAGTGAGACAGAATCTTCTTTGATTAAACATTTAAAAGGAATTGATTTGGTTTGTTGATGATATTTTTCTAGTAAATCCCCAGTTGACTCATCTAAGCAAGGAAGATTAGATAAAGTGATGTTCTCAATTGAATCACAACGGAATTTTCGGAAATCTTTTTTATCCATATCCCAAGTCAGTAAGTACCATTCTCCGTAGTTCAAAATAAGCTGTAAAGGTTGTGAAATCCGGGTTTCTTGTGTGTATCTAGTGTAGTTAAAAGTAATGACTTTCTGCTCAACAATGACTTGAAATAAATCACTTAGTACAAAACAAGGCTCAGGTGTTTGGAATTGTTCAAATACAACGAGCTGATCTAAACGATGAGTCGAAGAATTGTGGGTGGAAGGAACAATGGACAGTAATTTATTTTTTAAATCTGTGTATGATTGGTCAAAAGGATTATCATTAAGATGCTTAAATAATTGTAAGGCTAAAAACAAGGAATACCATTCATTTTGATTAAAATAGACAGGAGGTAGGCTGCTATTTTTAAGAACTTGGTAACCACCGTATCTACCCTTATCAACGGTAATCGGGGCGCCGATTTCTTCTAAAGCCTCGATATCTCGCAATGCTGTTCGTTTAGAAATATCAAATTCTGTAGCTAAGTCATTGAGGTTGAATTGTTTCTTTTGATTAATAAAAAAGAGTTCTGCGATAAGTCGTTCATTTTTCTTCATATTTATTCTCCTAACGGTGACAGGTTTTGTCACTGATGGTGATTACAATCAAAGTATCACAAAAGTAAGAAAAGGGGAAATAAGATGAATGAAGTAAATTTTGCAGAAATGACAATACAAGGTGGAAAAATCAGAACGGATAACCAACATGTGGAAGAGATTGTTTCTTTATGGATGAAAGTACCACAATTGAATTTAGTGGGAGAAGTTTATGCTGTGTATTATAATTATGAATCAGATCATACAGGAAAATATGATTTACTCATTGGAAGTACTAACAATACATGTGAAGAGACAGTTCAATTGTTACCTGGTAAGTATCTAGTGGTGGATGTGGAAAAAGGAACACCGGAATTAATTGGCGCAGCGTGGCAAACTATCTGGTCTAATCAAGAAATTTACGAACAAAGAGCTTTTACAACAGATTTTGAACGTTACTTAGAAGATGGTAGTGCCAAGATATACTTAGCTATTAAATAAATAAAGTTGACAAATATGAGGAAATGATGAATAATACTCTTAATATATTTTAATAAATAAAAAAACGATGACGGGATAAGTAAAATAAGCAGCGATTTAAAGAGAGCTCATGTTGGTGTGAATTGAGTAATTGACGTTATTTGAAAATGGTCCTTGAGTTTCATTGAAGGTGAGTGTTAAACACAAGCTGACAACGGGTCCGCCCGATAAAGCGGTAGGAATCGGTTTTTGGTTCTGAGATTAGAGGTGGAGAATTTATTTTCCATAAACTAAGGTGGTAACACGAAGCTCAAGCTTTCGTCCTTTACAGGATGAAGGCTTTTTTTGTTTATTAAAATAAAAAAAGGAGGAAATAAACATGTCAAACATCACAAAAATTCAATCATATATTAAGGAGAGTTTACCAACTTACCAAGATTTAGCTTTAGATATTCACGATCATCCGGAGGTTAGTAATTATGAGTTTTATTCCTCAGAAGTTTTAGTAAAGCAACTAAAAGCAGAAGGATTTGAAGTTCAGTACGATGTAGCAGGGCACAGAACAGGATTTGATGCCCGTTATAAATCCGAAAAGATAGGACCAACCTTAGTATTTTTGGCAGAATATGACGCATTACCTGGTATTGGACATGCTTGTGGGCACAATTTATTTGGCACAACCTCGGTCCTAGCAGCTAGTGCCTTGAAACAAGTAGTCGATGAAATTGGTGGAGAAATTCGAGTGTATGGAACCCCTGGTGAGGAGGGGGAGAGAATGGGTCAGCCAAAGGAAGTTTTGTCAGAGAAGGCTTTTTTGAAGATGTGGATGCCGCATTATGTGTCCATCCTTCATATAAATACGGTAAAACAACGCCGTCTCTTGCCAATGATCCAGTGGATATTAAATTTTTCGGACGAGCTTCTCATGCTTCAGCTGCTCCTGAAAAAGGAATCAATGCCCTAGATGCAGTCATTCAAACGTACAATGCTATCAATGCTTTGAGAGAACATTTGCCAGCAGATGTTAGAATTCATGGTGTCATTACTGATGGTGGAGTGGCAGCGAATGTCGTACCAGAATTTGCCTCAGCAAGGTTTTATTTACGAGCAGCCACACGTACTACTTTAAATGAAGTCTATGAAAAAGTTGAGAATATCGTGAAAGGAGCCGCTCTTCAAACAGGCTGTACCTATGAATTTGGGTTATTTCAAAATTCAGTAGACGATACGATTGTAACACCAAGTTTTGATGAACTATTTTTCAAGCAAGTTGAAGCGTTAAATATACCAGAAATAGAGATTGAAACAGAAATCCCCATAAGTTTAGGGTCAACCGATGTAGGTAATGTGAGTCAAGTGATTCCAACGATTCAGCCAACTGTTTCTATTTCAGATACATACATAGCTGGGCATAGTATTGAGTTTAAAGCAGCGGCCCGCAGTGAAAAAGGCTTAGCATCCATTGGGATAGGAGCAGAGTTGTTAGCAAGAACAGCTTTAGAATTATTTATTAACCCAGAATTAGTTAAAGAGGTTAAAAATGAGCATCAAGCTGCGATAAAAAACTAAAAAAAAGACTAATAACAGGTGTTTTATCTGTTATTAGTCTTTTTAAAAGACAAAAACAAGAAAAAAGATAATGAAAAAATTAGTATACTATTAGTTGTAAGGGAAACAATATCGAGATAATCATTCTTTTTAAAGGGAATATGGGGGAAAAAGAATGAGACACTTAGATATTAAAAAAAGAATTCACACCGTCTATTAAGGAGACGGTGTCTTTTTTTTTGTTAAAAGTGGTATGATATACAGGAGTTGAAAGGAAATGATTTTAATGAGTATGAAGCAAACAATGGCAAAAATTAATGACTTTAGAGAAGAGCGAAATTGGCGTCAATTTCATAATGAGAAAGATTTAGCTCTGTCAATTTCTCTTGAAGCCAGTGAACTATTAGAAATATATCAGTGGAGAAGTGCCGAAGAGGGAAATCAAGATGTGGAACATTTAAAAGAAGAGATTGCAGATGTCCTCATTTACTCGTATATGATGGCAGATAACTTAGGATTTGATATTGATGAAATTATCGAAGAGAAGCTTGTAAAAAATGCCGTGAAATATCCTGTTGAAAAATGTTTGGCCAGAAGTCAAGAAAAGAGTATAAAATAAAGTAAACCACAGATTTAGTTATTCCAAATCGGAATAGCCAAATCTGTGGCTTTTTTGTAGAGTGCAGTGAAATCAAGGAAAAATAATCCAAAACAAGGGTATCATCGATAAAAAAATTTTTGCGAAAAATAATAAAAAAACTGTTAACCTATTTTTACTAAAGAGGATATGTTTTAACGGTTGGTTCATAATTTAGTGTTTTATCTTTTTCAGGTAAATGAATTTCAAAAATAGTGGGTCCGACTCGTGGATAAAAGCCGATCTCTTCAAAACTGGGCTCATTTAATACAGCAGATCTAAAATCAACCACCATCGCATCACCTGTTTGATCGAAGGAAACAAGTAATTTCTTTTTAGCTACATTGTAGATAAACTGTTCTCTTTCAAAAAAATAAAAATGGTCGTTCTGTCCTAAGTAAGTAAGCGGATCGATTTTTTCCTGTTTATAGTGATAAAAAGGAAGTTTAATCGTTTGTTCTAAATCAGTCGTTGTCAATCGGTCCTTTTTTTGCTGACTAATATCTTCATAGCCAAAAGTACGAGATTCAATCCCCCGATTGACACTAGACTCAAATACTTGTAGTTTTCGATAATCCTGGCTATATGAAAAACAGTAAAGAAGAAGACCGCTTTCGATGAAGATCAAAGTAAGAGAAACAATGAGGCTTATTTTTTTCCGTTTGGCATAAGGCAGAGCAACAAGGATAAAAAACAAAAGAACAAGAGCAATTAAAAGAGAAAGTGGAAATAAAGTATTCATTAACCATTCGGATTTTTGCCAATAGTAACTAGTCATATGTATCACCTCTGTGTATTTACTTAGTATTATACCTTATTAAAAACAATTAATAAAACAAATTTTGTTATAGTTGACATAGAACGAAATTTGTTATACTATGTATATAACAAAGAGGTGATGAAATGATTATAGAGATTGATATGACAAGCGAAACACCGATTTACACCCAGTTAGTTTATCAAATAAAACTAGGTTTGATTCAAGGGAAGATACATCCTGGAGATAGTTTACCAAGTGTTCGAAGCTTAGCAGGAGACATTGGGATTAATCTTCACACTGTGAATAAAGCGTACAAAGTTTTAGTTGGTGAGGGTGTCGTGACTCAAGTAAAAAAAGGGTACGAAATTTCCAAAGAAACACCACCAAAAATTAGTGAGTCATACAAGGAAGAGTTTAAAGAAAAACTATTCGATTTAATGATTGATGCAGCTGTTTTTGACATTGATGTGGATGGTTTACTTGAAGAGATGAAAGAAAATTTAAAAGGAGATGGGGCAGATGTTTGATTTAATACAATTAGTGATTCTGAATTTAATGATAGGTGTACTACTTGGGATTACTCCTTTTATTAGTCATGAAAGTTTACCGTTTGGAGTGGGGTTGTCACTAGATGATCACACAAGAGACATCGTTAAGCATCAAAAGAAAAGTTATTTAATGCTAAATATTGGCATCAGTTTACTTTTAACACTGATTATTTTAGTTGTAGGATTGACACAGAATGAACTTAAATTAGAGCAATTAGTTTATCTAAGTATAGGCGGTTTATTCATTCAAATTATTGTTTCCTTGGTTGTTTATGTGATAAAAAATAAACAACTTTTACAATTAAAAAAAGAGCTAGGACGTGATAATCACTCTTCTCAAAAAGTCGTTGTGGATTTATCTTTTAGAGATCAAAAATTAGTATTTCCAACGAGCTATTTGATCATTTTAAATCTTGTTTTTATTGCGGTGACTGTTCTTTATACAGTGTTTCATTATCAAGATATTCCAGCAACATTCGTTACTAAATGGGATACAAATATGAATCCTGTTCAGTGGAGTCAAAAAAGTTGGTTAACTGTTCTTGGCATACCGATGATGCAAGTATTTATTGCTAGTGTAATGGGCATTGCTAACCATTCGTTCCTTAAAGCAAAACAACGCTTAGATGTGAACAATCCAGAAGTTTCAGCAGCACAAAATAAAGCCTTTAGAAAAAAATCATCTTTAATGAACTTTATCATCTCAGTGATTGCCCAAATTTTACTGATGTTTGTCCAATTTTCCACAGTCTTTCAAATCATTGAGCCAGAAACAACCATGATTGCCTCAATTATTTTTACCGTTTTGTTAGTTGGAATGGTTATCTGGGTATCTGCTGTGTATGGTCAAGGTGGTAGCCGGTTGAAAAAAGTAAGACTTAATAATGAATCGATTGATTTAAAGGAAATCACTCAAACTTTTGAGGACGACACGCATTGGAAATGGGGCTTGTTTTATTACAACGCGGAAGATCCATCTGTTTGGGTTGAAAAAAGAATGGGCTTAGGAGTAACAACTAACTTTGCAAGATGGCAAACCTGGGTGTTTTTAGGATCGATTTTGATTATTCCGATTGTAGTAGTTTTGGTAATGAGCTAGAGAAAGCAACAAGGTTACATGAAGAAAAAAAGTATGTTATAATTTTTAATAGAGATTTTGTGAAAAAAGGATATGTGTAAGGCATTATGAATTCTTAAAAGAGTTTGTAACCACCTACATGTATCCTTTTTGTTTGAGAAACGTAAGGGAGAGGTTATTTGTTAAAAAAGAAGAATTATAAAGTTTACAATATTTCATTAATTATTTGCGTATTTTTCACTTTATGGGGGATCTTACCAGAAAGAATATTAGGAAAGGCAACTCTCGGGAATGTGACGGCAAAATCTCAAAGTTTTATATCGAATGAATTTGGTTGGTTATATACTTTGTTAATGCTATCATTTATTGTTATATGTTTTTATCTAATGTTTTCTAAATATGGGCAAATAAAATTAGGTAAACCCGAGGATAAGCCACAATTTAGTTATATTTCTTGGTTAGCCATGTTGTTTAGTGCAGGTATGGGAATCGGATTAATCTTTTGGGGTGTTTCGGAACCAATCATGCATTTACATGAGCCAGCAATAGCATCCACCGACACCATAAAAAATGCTAAAAATTCAATGAATTATACTTTTTTTCACTGGGGACTCCAACCATGGTCATTATATGCTTTTCTTGGATTGATTATTGCGTATCAAACGTTTCGACATGGTCGACCAGCACTGATAAGTGAAAGTGTGACGCCCTTATTTAAAGAAAAGCACCGTTCAAAAGTGGCGGACATAACTAACATTATAGCGATTATTGCAACTGTGTTTGGAGTAGCAACTTCACTAGGATTAGGGGCCCAACAAATTTCAGGTGGATTGAATTATTTAAATAAAGGAATTCCTAATGGCTTTATTACGCAGTTGATTGTCATTATCATTGTCACTATTTTATTCTTGATTAGTGCTACGTCAGGCTTAGATAAAGGTGTAAAAATACTGAGTAATGCGAATGTATTTTTTGCGATATTATTAATGCTAGTGGTGTTACTTATTGGTCCAACTTCATTTTTATTAGATTTATTTATTCAGAGTACAGGCCAGTACATCCAAAATCTACCTTCACTTAGTTTTAGAATGGCTCCATTTGATGTGGAAGCTAGGGAGTGGATTAATCGTTGGACCTTATTTTACTGGGCATGGTGGATTTCTTGGTCACCATACGTCTCTAGCTTTATAGCACGTATCTCAAAAGGAAGAACGATTAAAGAATTTATCGGTGGCGTTTTGATTATTCCAACGGTGTTTGCCTTTTTATGGTTTACCGTTTTTGGCGGATCAGCTATTTATCAAGAGCTATTTAATCAAGTGGATATCTTTAACGTGATCAATAGTGAAGGTGTCGAAATAGGTCTGTTCTCTCTCTTTGAAAATTACGGGGATTTTGGCAAAATATTAACAGGATTATCTATGCTGTTGATTTCTTCTTTCTTTATTACATCTGCTGATTCTGCCACTTTTGTGTTAGGGATGTTTAGTTCTGGAGGAGAGTTAGTACCTAGTAAGAGGATTCGGGTGACATGGGGATTGATCCAGTCTTCGATAGCGATTGTTTTATTATACGCAGGAGGACTAAAAGCACTTCAGGCTGTGTCTGTCTTAGCCTCATTTCCATTTATTTTCATTATCATTTTAATGAGCGTTAATTTCTTTAGATCACTTTCAAAAGATGATCGAGTGACTCTTGAAGATTAATTATAATAGAAGAGAGGTTGTGACAGAAGTGTTCGGCTTATTTCCGAAGAAGCTACTTATGTGACATCGTTTTGTTTGTAAAAAAAGAGACTGTGACGTACTTATCACAGTCTCTTTTATACGTTTATAGTAAGAAAATTTTGTCCTTACAAGCATCAATGGTTTCTTCATCCCATAGTGATACTTGAACTTCTCCGATGTGTGCTTTCCCTAAAAGAAGCATACACATGCGGCTTTGGCCGATTCCGCCACCCACTGTTAGTGGTAATTCGTGGTTAACGACTTGTTGATGGTAATCGTATTTCAAACGAGCATTGGCATTGGCTTTTTCTAATTGATCAAGCAAGGCTTTGTCGTCAACACGGATACCCATACTTGATAATTCCATAGCGCATTGTAATGGTTCGTGCCAAAAAAGTAAGTCACCGTTTAATGACCAATCATCGTAATCAGGTGAGCGGTTATCATGTGGTTGTCCGTTTTTTAGGATATCTCCAATTTGTAAAATAAAGGTTGTTGGGTGTTCTTTCACATAAGCATGTTCTCTTTCTTTTGAAGTTAAATCAGGGTACAGATCAGCTAATTCCTGACTTGTGACAAAAGAAATATTTGTATCAATAGAAGTATGGATACTTGGGTATTTAGTATGTAAACGACTAGCTGTTTCAGCCATGGCGTTAACTAAACCTTGAACCGTTTCTTTTAAATAGTCAATTGTTCGTTGTTCTTTTGTAATCACACGTTCCCAGTCCCATTGATCCACATAAATTGAATGCAAATTATCTAATTCTTCATCACGTCTGATGGCATTCATGTCTGCGTAAAGTCCGTTTCCTGAGTGGAAATCGTATTGTTTAAGTGCCACACGTTTCCATTTGGCTAATGAATGAACCACTTCCCCATTATCATCTAATGCTGGAACGTCAAAAGTAACCGGACGTTCGCTTCCACTTAAATTATCATTTAATCCCGAACGCTCATCGACAAATAAAGGTGCCGACACACGTTTTAATTTTAAACTACCAGTTAGAGCTTCTTCAAAACAACGTTTGATAAATCCAATCGCCGTTTGTGTATCATAGATGTTCAATGTAGATTCATATCCCGTTGGAATAATTGTTTTTCCCATAATTACTAACAACTCCTCTAATATTTTTACTGATTATTGTATCATACTATAAGTTATTCTAAAAATAAGATTTATTTTTTTAACTAATTAAGTTGATTTTAGATGGAATATCGATATAATTGATAGTGAGATTCATTATCAATTAGTGACAAGTTGTTTTTTTAGACAAACTTGTTAAAAATTGATCATGTTATTATAAGGGGGAGTTAGAGTGTGGAAAAAAATTCTATCATTGCTTAGTTTAAGTTTAGTAATGGTATTTTTAGTGAGTTGTAAGGGTTCAGAAGAAGGGGCTAAGGAAGCAACGACCAAAACAGTGGAAACTGAGATGGGAAAGGTTGAAATTCCAACAAAACCTAAAAAAGTATTGGTGAACTGGTACATTCATGATGTGGTGTCTTTAGGTGTGACACCAGTTGGCTATTTAGGTTGGGCTCAAGAAGCTATGCCGATGTATAAAGAGATGAAAGAAATTCCAGTCATTGAAA
Coding sequences within it:
- a CDS encoding ABC transporter ATP-binding protein; the protein is MTQVITLNNVTKKFKEKEVLKNISLEINQGECVALLGKNGAGKSTLISLILGLFYPNEGEIELYDKKEEVGFLSQKTRFPDDVTIQEMLGFVASFSSNALNKEEIDHILKFEESKYKQLIHTCSGGEQRLFDMCLAIINRPKFLIVDEPTAGMDTSTRNHFWQVMEELKERGTTILFTTHYVEEVDYCADRVVLLDDGVIRADNTPYHLRTLNKRKRVAIEKETYTLFEKELNEVADSFKITVSEKSDIIIWEFKNNLSNEVIQSLLRIGLSFENIEVTNTSLLNTIFANELSEEEEI
- a CDS encoding ABC transporter permease → MNALMKIEAKRMMRDKTTFIMSIGMPIFMYFVFTSLIQVPEEYQSTFYREYLISMTAFSLCSFSLFTFPFDIIQDRKNGWSMRLKHVNLSTFEIYFVKMIKMIVMYIVAIASVFLVGGYFKGVEMTAKQWGVSGLVLLLGGILFLGIGVIMSLFKEIKTASVFSNILYLGMAALGGLWMPTSQFPEWIQPYSKAMPTYQFRELAVGYINDGKVPVNSILILIGYSVGFILLAVVINKKMKKDVRE
- a CDS encoding Gfo/Idh/MocA family protein, with product MKIGIIGLGNIFQKAYLPTLSENRQLHTYYFASKNEETKNRLKNNYGFTNFVETLDDLLDLGIEACMIHSATVAHYEVAKKCLNSGIHVLMDKPLSEEYEETKELIELAEEKNVTLMTGFNRRFAPNVDVLKGLSNKRVIYLEKNRVFSEYDSKFAVYDLFLHLVDTAVYLLDSSNIKIISSHIEETDTLDYVTLTLQANQTKPQRL
- a CDS encoding LPXTG cell wall anchor domain-containing protein, encoding MKNKLMLVCGLVILGSAPLLVYGAEEQGTKATVEEVKKEELKETSSETKEEPKTTESSVKKEEVKKDETKKEETKKEETKPAAMTLPKELHGKWVAYNEGQKLDLTISGNMYVDGKGTEYNVVSYNLKDGFYTVAWDVDAFAEKYGKEALGNPQPFIFSYDANKDIITTSGGLVYTRNDRDTNEEDYDKYVKNQDLPGFLQDKWVATVEGQKIEWTIGARSLNVNGVLEYKIDAYGIKGINYSLMWDVDDYINRYGKPGNFNPQPIMFDYNEKDDTLVSGDAVFTRANKNTKEEGKKDEGTAVTKKDETKPTKKTGALPQTGENATIGLSVVGGVIAILGSAVLIKKNN
- a CDS encoding helix-turn-helix transcriptional regulator — translated: MKKNERLIAELFFINQKKQFNLNDLATEFDISKRTALRDIEALEEIGAPITVDKGRYGGYQVLKNSSLPPVYFNQNEWYSLFLALQLFKHLNDNPFDQSYTDLKNKLLSIVPSTHNSSTHRLDQLVVFEQFQTPEPCFVLSDLFQVIVEQKVITFNYTRYTQETRISQPLQLILNYGEWYLLTWDMDKKDFRKFRCDSIENITLSNLPCLDESTGDLLEKYHQQTKSIPFKCLIKEDSVSLFKNRQYPQVKLLTEKNQTFLVGTFDKEELTFLMNYLLTFGNAITILSPDFLITEFSEFLNQIQRKYQ
- a CDS encoding GyrI-like domain-containing protein: MNEVNFAEMTIQGGKIRTDNQHVEEIVSLWMKVPQLNLVGEVYAVYYNYESDHTGKYDLLIGSTNNTCEETVQLLPGKYLVVDVEKGTPELIGAAWQTIWSNQEIYEQRAFTTDFERYLEDGSAKIYLAIK
- a CDS encoding nucleotide pyrophosphohydrolase; translated protein: MILMSMKQTMAKINDFREERNWRQFHNEKDLALSISLEASELLEIYQWRSAEEGNQDVEHLKEEIADVLIYSYMMADNLGFDIDEIIEEKLVKNAVKYPVEKCLARSQEKSIK
- a CDS encoding GntR family transcriptional regulator, whose protein sequence is MIIEIDMTSETPIYTQLVYQIKLGLIQGKIHPGDSLPSVRSLAGDIGINLHTVNKAYKVLVGEGVVTQVKKGYEISKETPPKISESYKEEFKEKLFDLMIDAAVFDIDVDGLLEEMKENLKGDGADV
- a CDS encoding DUF1648 domain-containing protein: MFDLIQLVILNLMIGVLLGITPFISHESLPFGVGLSLDDHTRDIVKHQKKSYLMLNIGISLLLTLIILVVGLTQNELKLEQLVYLSIGGLFIQIIVSLVVYVIKNKQLLQLKKELGRDNHSSQKVVVDLSFRDQKLVFPTSYLIILNLVFIAVTVLYTVFHYQDIPATFVTKWDTNMNPVQWSQKSWLTVLGIPMMQVFIASVMGIANHSFLKAKQRLDVNNPEVSAAQNKAFRKKSSLMNFIISVIAQILLMFVQFSTVFQIIEPETTMIASIIFTVLLVGMVIWVSAVYGQGGSRLKKVRLNNESIDLKEITQTFEDDTHWKWGLFYYNAEDPSVWVEKRMGLGVTTNFARWQTWVFLGSILIIPIVVVLVMS